The following proteins come from a genomic window of Nymphalis io chromosome 6, ilAglIoxx1.1, whole genome shotgun sequence:
- the LOC126769057 gene encoding protein MIX23 isoform X1, translating to MICPDFLEFQDVLKKMRVLDDKIVYTLNTSIPTESFKTKVDASSACHNLYDLIQKGHSDRESIIKNCIVATAETVKKLKSAKESKPDDIDVIKNLKAEQRKLRLLQTELSVEEVIKEKTTKLFTEKCRSYYKPNTL from the exons ATGATTTGTCCAGATTTTTTAGAGTTTCAG GATGTCTTGAAAAAGATGCGAGTTCTGGatgataaaatagtttatactttaaatacatCAATACCTACCGAATCATTTAAAACTAAAGTAGATGCATCATCGGCTTGCCATAATTTATATGATCTGATACAAAAAGGTCACAGTGATAGGgagagtattataaaaaattgtatagttGCAACGGCTGAGACTGTTAAAAAACTAAAGAGTGCAAAAGAAAGTAAACCTGATGACAtagatgttattaaaaatcttaaagcTGAACAAAGAAAG ttACGTCTCTTACAAACTGAATTAAGTGTGGAGGAAGTAATCAAGGAAAAGACTACAAAGCTATTCACCGAGAAATGTAGAAGTTACTACAAACCAAATACCTTATGA
- the LOC126769057 gene encoding protein MIX23 isoform X2 yields the protein MRVLDDKIVYTLNTSIPTESFKTKVDASSACHNLYDLIQKGHSDRESIIKNCIVATAETVKKLKSAKESKPDDIDVIKNLKAEQRKLRLLQTELSVEEVIKEKTTKLFTEKCRSYYKPNTL from the exons ATGCGAGTTCTGGatgataaaatagtttatactttaaatacatCAATACCTACCGAATCATTTAAAACTAAAGTAGATGCATCATCGGCTTGCCATAATTTATATGATCTGATACAAAAAGGTCACAGTGATAGGgagagtattataaaaaattgtatagttGCAACGGCTGAGACTGTTAAAAAACTAAAGAGTGCAAAAGAAAGTAAACCTGATGACAtagatgttattaaaaatcttaaagcTGAACAAAGAAAG ttACGTCTCTTACAAACTGAATTAAGTGTGGAGGAAGTAATCAAGGAAAAGACTACAAAGCTATTCACCGAGAAATGTAGAAGTTACTACAAACCAAATACCTTATGA
- the LOC126769056 gene encoding UPF0389 protein GA21628, which yields MDKLLLFRFRPSISILRRFMCTPQGGANQPTSRDSPIGARYRPNEFQKFILVWTKKYKSKAEIPKEVSLDLLERTRSEARIKLSNYLILLTILASVYAVFSGKAAAKRGESVQQMNLDWHKQYEEDYKKKQEAQKN from the exons ATGGATAAGCTTCTCCTTTTTAGATTTAGACCTTCAATAAGTATACTAAGAAGATTTATGTGTACACCTCAAGGCGGAGCAAACCAGCCTACAAGCAGAGACAGTCCTATAGGTGCAAGATACAGACCAAAtgaatttcaaaaatttattcTTGTATGGACTAAAAAGTACAAAAGCAAGGCTGAAATACCGAAAGAAGTATC tttAGACTTATTAGAGAGGACTCGAAGTGAAGCAAGAATTAAACTTTCAAACTATCTTATACTCCTCACTATTCTCGCTAGTGTATATGCTGTGTTTTCTGGTAAAGCTGCGGCGAAGAGAGGTGAATCTGTCCAACAAATGAATTTAGACTGGCACAAACAATATGAAGAAGATTACAAAAAGAAGCAAGAAGCTCAGAAAAATTAA
- the LOC126768951 gene encoding protein ST7 homolog gives MMWDSSTFLGALTPKFYVALTGTSSLISGLILIFEWWYFRKYGTSFIEQVSLTQLGPWLGGNSSQATEPEGGDCKVWRNPMSLLRGAEYGRLWSAARRAPLTYYDMNLSAQEHQAWFGSGGGGAGGADEALARAWREREPATRVACARAALALRPDCAAALLLLAEEDAPTVLEAERVLRRAWRAGEAAWRALAAAGAAGAARREAAVLAHVKRRAAMCARRLGRLRDAARLFRELARDAPPALHALALHENLIEVLLEQRAYADVQAVLARYDDVGLPRSATVCYTAALLRARAASPAAGAGARAHAEAVALEAIRRAIEFNPHVPEYLLELRPLTLPPEHVLKRGDSEAVAYAFWHLRHWRAADGALRLLGAAWAAAEREGADAGVGRAGACLQCADRELLPAHHTLSVFPRRRAPALLPLAAALCAATALLALLAHRWPAAAAQAARAAAQALDPRPLLRLLTAI, from the exons ATGATGTGGGATTCCTCAACATTTTTAGGTGCATTAACGCCTAAGTTTTACGTAGCCTTAACCGGTACTTCATCTCTAATATCCGGCTTAATACTTATATTCGAGTGGTGGTATTTTCGAAAATATGGCACTTCGTTTATAGAACAG GTATCACTGACACAACTGGGGCCATGGCTCGGTGGAAACAGTTCGCAGGCCACCGAGCCAGAAGGTGGCGATTGCAAAGTGTGGCGCAATCCCATGTCGCTCTTGCGCGGTGCGGAGTACGGCAGGCTATGGAGCGCTGCACGTCGAGCTCCACTTACCTACTATGATATGAATCTATCTGCCCAA GAACACCAGGCGTGGTTCGGTAGCGGGGGAGGAGGCGCGGGTGGCGCGGACGAGGCGTTGGCACGTGCGTGGCGCGAGCGTGAGCCAGCGACGCGAGTTGCGTGCGCGCGCGCCGCTCTCGCGCTTCGTCCCGACTGTGCCGCCGCGCTGCTGCTACTTGCAGAGGAGGATGCGCCTACCGTACTTGAA GCGGAGCGCGTACTGAGGCGTGCCTGGCGCGCGGGCGAGGCGGCGTGGCGCGCTCTGGCAGCCGCGGGCGCGGccggcgcggcgcggcgcgagGCGGCAGTACTCGCGCACGTCAAGCGGCGCGCCGCCATGTGCGCGCGTCGGCTCGGTCGCCTGCGCGACGCCGCGCGCTTGTTCCGCGAGCTGGCCCGTGACGCGCCACCTGCGCTGCACGCGCTCGCCCTGCACGAGAACCTCATCGAGGTGCTTCTGGAGCAGCGCGCTTACGCCGATGTGCAG GCTGTCCTGGCCCGGTATGATGATGTGGGATTGCCAAGGTCAGCCACGGTGTGCTATACGGCAGCACTGCTTCGGGCACGCGCTGCTAGCCCGGCGGCGGGTGCGGGTGCGCGTGCGCATGCTGAAGCGGTAGCTCTCGAAGCTATTCGCCGCGCCATCGAATTCAACCCTCACGTGCCCGAATACCTGTTGGAATTACGGCCACTGACGCTCCCACCAGAGCACGTGCTCAAGCGCGGTGATAGTGAAGCTGTCGCGTACGCATTTTGGCATCTCCGGCACTGGCGCGCTGCGGACGGCGCACTGCGGCTGCTGGGCGCGGCGTGGGCGGCAGCAGAGCGGGAGGGTGCAGACGCGGGGGTGGGGCGAGCCGGAGCGTGCCTGCAGTGTGCGGATCGCGAGCTGTTGCCGGCGCACCACACGCTGTCCGTGTTCCCGCGCCGGCGAGCGCCGGCTCTTCTGCCGCTCGCTGCGGCGCTGTGCGCGGCGACGGCGCTGCTGGCGCTGCTGGCGCACCGCTggccggcggcggcggcgcagGCTGCGCGGGCAGCGGCGCAGGCGCTCGACCCGCGGCCGCTACTACGCCTACTCACTGCTATTTGA
- the LOC126769238 gene encoding uncharacterized protein LOC126769238, translated as MAARRLVLNGLTAEVAGETNTEHAGHAEHVQLTELEHTRCENPTSAPASPEFYHELELYRQLLALPAERSPRRRSRTPDPPPSVSAVRDVVSRRCRTPAPRMNTRAAPRTPRAPLLPVSRPAKNIVEVSKDDLKLNSIAR; from the exons ATGGCGGCGCGCCGCCTCGTGCTCAACGGATTAACGGCGGAGGTGGCAGGCGAGACAAACACGGAACATGCAGGGCACGCGGAGCACGTGCAGCTCACGGAGCTCGAGCATACTCGATGCGAAAACCCCACCTCAGCGCCAGCCTCACCAGAGTTCTACCACGAGCTCGAATTATACCGACAGCTTCTTGCGCTGCCCGCCGAGCGCTCACCTCGCCGCCGTTCTCGCACCCCCGACCCACCGCCGTCGGTGAGCGCTGTTCGCG ACGTGGTGTCCCGACGATGCCGAACGCCGGCTCCGCGAATGAATACGCGCGCCGCACCACGGACGCCGCGTGCGCCTCTGCTGCCCGTCTCCCGGCCCGCGAAG AATATTGTCGAAGTTTCTAAAGATGACTTGAAACTTAACTCTATTGCCAGATAG